Proteins found in one Fulvitalea axinellae genomic segment:
- the sdaAA gene encoding L-serine ammonia-lyase, iron-sulfur-dependent, subunit alpha gives MRLEFNDFAGWKAYCEETDKRLFEPVLEYEYYEKGRSEEVIREGMLQAYQVMKDAIRTGLEEDMSSNSGMISNGAKKVMSHPVSVLSPDFQKLVSRALAAKEVNSCMGRVVAAPTAGASGIIPGVMYTLQDIHGLSDENIVDGLLVSAGVALIIERKASLAGAVGGCQAETGSAAAMASGAIVHCLGGSVDDVFNAVGITLQCMLGLVCDPVAGLVEVPCVVRNASAAAIANSSAQIALAGVGSVIPVDECVDAMAEVGESMETRYKETALGGLAATVTGQAISKRVLIQDIEMLPDD, from the coding sequence ATGAGGTTGGAATTCAATGATTTTGCCGGTTGGAAAGCCTATTGCGAAGAGACGGACAAACGTTTGTTTGAGCCTGTTTTGGAGTATGAGTATTACGAGAAAGGCCGTTCCGAAGAGGTGATCAGGGAAGGGATGCTTCAGGCTTATCAAGTGATGAAAGACGCTATTCGGACGGGATTGGAGGAAGACATGAGCTCCAATTCGGGGATGATAAGTAACGGAGCAAAGAAAGTCATGTCGCACCCCGTTTCGGTACTGTCTCCGGATTTCCAAAAGCTGGTGAGTCGAGCGCTTGCTGCCAAAGAGGTTAACTCGTGTATGGGACGGGTGGTTGCGGCGCCTACGGCCGGAGCTTCGGGGATTATTCCGGGAGTGATGTACACGCTGCAGGATATTCACGGTCTGTCAGATGAAAATATTGTTGACGGATTGCTGGTGTCGGCGGGCGTCGCTTTGATTATAGAGCGGAAAGCCTCATTGGCCGGAGCCGTCGGCGGATGCCAGGCCGAGACGGGTAGCGCCGCCGCGATGGCTTCTGGAGCGATTGTTCATTGTCTGGGAGGCTCAGTGGACGACGTTTTCAACGCAGTCGGAATCACGCTTCAGTGTATGCTCGGGCTTGTTTGCGATCCGGTTGCCGGTCTCGTGGAAGTTCCTTGCGTAGTGCGAAATGCCAGCGCCGCGGCCATAGCCAACTCTTCCGCCCAGATAGCGTTGGCGGGAGTGGGGTCCGTAATCCCTGTCGACGAATGTGTGGACGCAATGGCCGAAGTCGGTGAAAGTATGGAGACCAGGTACAAAGAAACGGCGCTTGGCGGATTGGCCGCTACGGTTACCGGGCAAGCGATTTCCAAAAGAGTGCTTATACAGGATATTGAAATGTTACCGGATGATTAA
- a CDS encoding YccF domain-containing protein: MRLIGNIIWLVFGGILVFLEYLASGFALCITIIGIPFGIQAFKLAFLALWPFGSTVSEAPQSAGCLNTLMNIIWLCIGGIWIALTHIIFGILFCITIIGIPFGKQHFKMAGLALTPFGKRID, encoded by the coding sequence ATGAGACTGATTGGAAATATAATATGGCTGGTATTTGGCGGAATCCTCGTTTTTCTCGAATACTTGGCCAGCGGATTCGCCCTTTGCATTACCATCATCGGTATCCCGTTCGGCATCCAAGCTTTCAAACTCGCTTTTCTGGCGCTTTGGCCATTTGGAAGCACGGTCAGCGAAGCACCCCAATCCGCCGGTTGTCTCAATACGCTGATGAACATTATCTGGCTTTGCATCGGTGGCATCTGGATTGCGCTAACGCATATTATCTTCGGGATTCTGTTCTGCATCACCATTATCGGAATTCCTTTCGGAAAACAGCATTTCAAAATGGCCGGACTGGCACTGACCCCTTTCGGAAAAAGAATTGACTAA
- a CDS encoding DUF4097 family beta strand repeat-containing protein, whose protein sequence is MKRFILLIAVQLSLFPAFSQTNAPGMTKEQLKLVNEILAELEQNAGPMVWNRLEVGDLEEILKARISAEGMSSFKPNWKMILKAEKDKRSKEVTKKIGSNISKIRISGLRGKIILRTHKDNSIVLRTSDDISLPKKAAGLRPVSSMGSDNTGLGLETKEHDGVLHLSGVVHKAVHADFEIWVPVRLAIDFKNPMHSDKVTFMDVSKELSIEAGSSITLEKVTGPVTANVTHGNITAKYDAVNQKMPNSFTCRHGDIDISLPKKTKANLDFNVHYGDIYTDFDYQPQGRTENSERGSHNQSKFRATINGGGVKFVLRGQHGNVYLRKE, encoded by the coding sequence ATGAAAAGATTTATACTGTTAATCGCCGTTCAGTTGTCGCTATTTCCGGCATTCTCGCAAACGAATGCCCCCGGGATGACCAAAGAGCAACTTAAGCTTGTGAACGAGATCTTGGCGGAATTAGAGCAAAACGCTGGGCCGATGGTCTGGAACAGGCTGGAAGTAGGTGACTTGGAAGAGATATTGAAAGCTAGGATCAGTGCGGAAGGGATGAGCTCCTTTAAGCCGAACTGGAAAATGATACTGAAGGCCGAAAAGGACAAGCGAAGCAAAGAGGTTACGAAAAAGATAGGGAGTAATATATCGAAGATCAGAATCAGCGGGTTGCGAGGCAAAATTATATTGAGAACCCATAAGGATAATTCCATTGTCTTGAGAACTTCGGACGATATCAGCCTACCGAAAAAGGCAGCGGGCCTCAGGCCAGTATCAAGTATGGGGTCCGATAATACGGGTTTGGGCTTGGAGACCAAAGAGCATGACGGAGTGTTGCATCTTTCGGGCGTAGTGCACAAAGCCGTTCACGCTGACTTTGAAATTTGGGTTCCCGTTCGTTTGGCGATAGACTTCAAGAACCCGATGCACTCAGACAAGGTGACTTTTATGGATGTGTCGAAAGAATTGAGTATAGAAGCCGGGAGTTCCATTACTTTGGAGAAAGTCACAGGACCAGTAACAGCCAATGTGACGCACGGAAACATTACGGCAAAGTATGACGCCGTTAATCAGAAGATGCCCAATTCCTTTACTTGCCGTCACGGAGATATAGATATTTCCTTACCGAAAAAGACGAAAGCGAATCTGGACTTCAACGTGCATTACGGTGACATCTACACGGATTTCGATTATCAGCCCCAGGGAAGGACGGAGAATAGCGAGCGAGGTTCACATAACCAATCGAAATTCAGGGCGACGATAAACGGTGGCGGAGTGAAATTTGTACTCAGGGGCCAACACGGAAACGTCTATCTCCGGAAGGAATAA
- a CDS encoding acyl-CoA dehydrogenase family protein, whose protein sequence is MIPYTQEHRMLQDSLRDFLNKEVVPNIDRWEKEKTCPAQLFKMMGDQGYIGVNYPSEYGGSEMDFWSAVIVMGELSYINFGGFTGSFYAHTYLPLPLINALGTEKQKQNYLKPALLGDKIAGLAITEPGAGSDVAGLKTKAEDKGDHYLVNGSKTFITNGTIGDFVVLVTRTGPKHDMTLLLVDLASSGITKNPITDKLGWHSSDTSQLFFDNVKVPKENVLGEEHKGFYYLMNNIQEERLLMAVMASYAARFAYDKTLRYVKEREAFGKRLSDLQALRHKIADMATKLEACEAITGTAIREFIENGSAATNRITKAKIYTAETAMEIINDAIQLHGGVGYIEEFGLARVWRDVRLFSIGAGSSEIMREIIGKFEIDGVVHEKLYINSRGGVNLSA, encoded by the coding sequence ATGATTCCTTACACCCAAGAACACCGTATGTTGCAAGATTCCCTGAGGGATTTTCTGAACAAGGAAGTGGTCCCGAACATCGACCGTTGGGAGAAAGAGAAAACCTGCCCGGCGCAATTGTTCAAAATGATGGGAGACCAAGGTTATATCGGCGTGAATTATCCGTCGGAATACGGCGGCAGCGAGATGGATTTCTGGTCGGCCGTAATAGTGATGGGAGAGCTTTCTTACATCAATTTCGGAGGTTTTACCGGATCGTTTTACGCCCATACGTATTTGCCTTTGCCTTTGATTAACGCTTTGGGCACCGAAAAGCAAAAGCAAAACTACCTGAAGCCTGCTCTTTTGGGAGATAAAATAGCCGGTTTGGCGATTACCGAGCCCGGAGCCGGCTCCGACGTGGCGGGATTGAAAACCAAAGCCGAGGACAAAGGAGATCATTATTTGGTAAACGGTTCCAAGACTTTTATCACCAACGGAACCATCGGCGATTTCGTGGTATTGGTGACTCGTACAGGGCCGAAACACGACATGACATTGTTGTTGGTTGATTTGGCTTCGTCGGGAATAACCAAAAATCCGATTACCGACAAGTTGGGCTGGCACAGTTCGGATACTTCCCAACTTTTCTTTGATAATGTGAAAGTTCCGAAAGAGAATGTGCTTGGTGAAGAACACAAAGGTTTTTATTACCTGATGAATAATATACAGGAAGAGCGTCTGTTGATGGCGGTGATGGCGTCATACGCGGCCCGGTTCGCTTACGATAAGACTTTGCGCTACGTCAAGGAGCGGGAAGCTTTCGGCAAACGGCTTTCGGACCTTCAGGCTCTTCGGCACAAAATCGCGGATATGGCGACAAAGTTGGAAGCCTGCGAAGCCATAACGGGAACGGCTATCCGGGAATTTATCGAGAACGGATCGGCGGCTACAAACCGGATTACGAAAGCCAAAATATATACGGCCGAAACGGCGATGGAAATCATCAACGACGCCATACAGCTTCATGGCGGAGTCGGGTATATCGAGGAGTTTGGCTTGGCGCGTGTCTGGCGCGACGTGCGGTTGTTTTCCATCGGAGCCGGCAGTTCCGAAATCATGAGAGAAATAATCGGGAAGTTTGAAATAGACGGAGTAGTACACGAAAAACTTTATATCAATTCCAGAGGAGGCGTCAATCTTAGCGCTTAG
- a CDS encoding acetyl/propionyl/methylcrotonyl-CoA carboxylase subunit alpha yields MIKKILIANRGEIASRIIRTCRRLGIATVAVYSDADACSPFVEEADEAVALRGLSPAETYLDTGKILEAAKSTGADAVHPGYGFLSENAGFATACGKEGLIFIGPEPDVIEGMGDKKKAKLLAKKGGVPVVPGYEGEDQSLERFVEESVKIGFPVLLKATAGGGGKGMRIVRKPEDLESAFDSAKREALAAFANDTLILEKYFDSSRHIEVQVFGDTHGNRVHLFERECSIQRRYQKVVEESPSPMFDDRPELREGICSAALAMAETLSYTNAGTVEFIVDDAGGFYFLEVNTRLQVEHPVTEFVTGTDLVEWQIKVAEGEKLPLEQKDIQQKGHALELRLYAEDPTSGYLPQSGLLEVFEPFVGENVRWDTGFRSGSEISVYYDPMLAKMTTYGADRESAIRKALKALASTALFGPPTNKDFLGRVIDHPDFRSGDLHTKFLDERPELAKGTEPSSDRLEISACVATLFFWKKRNSKRTKFVSVPAGWRNNSYSPKTELFRFAERDLDVNYDLAGEIFEMRIGESGFKIELIGSKDGELTLAVDGFRRTFRLHSGVKEDVFVAWPDGETVRLHCRHRLPLPDEDSASKGEYFSPMPGEVVKVLVKSGDKVKSGDGLLILSSMKMENTISAHGDGVVEEVFVKENTLVEGEKLLLKMEEE; encoded by the coding sequence ATGATAAAGAAAATTTTGATAGCCAACCGGGGGGAAATCGCCTCCCGGATTATACGGACTTGCCGTCGGCTTGGCATAGCCACGGTGGCCGTTTATTCTGATGCGGACGCCTGTTCTCCGTTTGTGGAGGAAGCCGACGAAGCGGTGGCTCTGAGAGGCCTTAGCCCGGCGGAAACGTATCTTGATACTGGAAAAATACTCGAAGCCGCCAAATCTACAGGCGCTGACGCTGTGCATCCTGGTTACGGTTTTCTTTCGGAAAACGCCGGTTTCGCTACCGCTTGCGGGAAGGAGGGACTAATCTTTATCGGTCCTGAACCGGACGTGATCGAAGGAATGGGCGACAAGAAAAAGGCGAAGCTTTTGGCAAAGAAAGGCGGAGTGCCGGTAGTGCCAGGATATGAGGGCGAAGATCAGTCTTTGGAGCGTTTTGTCGAAGAATCCGTTAAGATCGGTTTTCCCGTATTGTTGAAAGCCACGGCTGGCGGAGGCGGAAAAGGAATGCGGATCGTAAGAAAACCGGAAGATTTGGAATCGGCTTTCGATTCGGCTAAGCGAGAGGCTTTGGCCGCTTTTGCGAACGATACGCTGATTTTGGAAAAGTATTTCGATTCGTCTCGGCATATCGAGGTCCAGGTTTTTGGCGACACTCACGGCAACAGAGTTCATCTTTTCGAGCGCGAATGTTCCATTCAGCGCCGTTATCAGAAAGTGGTGGAGGAAAGCCCCTCGCCGATGTTCGACGATAGGCCGGAGTTGAGAGAGGGAATCTGTTCGGCGGCATTGGCCATGGCCGAAACGCTTTCGTATACCAATGCCGGCACGGTGGAATTTATAGTGGATGACGCCGGCGGATTTTATTTCCTGGAAGTAAATACACGCCTTCAGGTGGAGCATCCGGTGACGGAATTCGTTACAGGAACCGATTTGGTCGAATGGCAGATAAAAGTGGCCGAGGGCGAGAAATTGCCTTTGGAGCAAAAAGATATTCAGCAAAAAGGGCACGCTTTGGAACTTCGGCTTTATGCTGAGGATCCGACTTCGGGTTATTTGCCTCAGTCCGGTTTGTTGGAAGTGTTTGAGCCTTTTGTTGGTGAAAACGTGCGTTGGGACACGGGCTTCAGAAGCGGTTCGGAAATCAGCGTTTACTATGATCCGATGTTGGCCAAAATGACAACTTACGGCGCCGATAGGGAATCCGCAATAAGGAAAGCGTTGAAGGCATTGGCTTCCACCGCCCTTTTCGGTCCGCCTACGAACAAGGACTTTTTGGGAAGGGTGATCGATCACCCGGATTTTCGTTCCGGAGATCTTCATACCAAGTTTCTTGACGAAAGGCCGGAGTTGGCGAAAGGAACGGAGCCGTCTAGCGACCGATTGGAAATAAGCGCTTGCGTGGCTACTTTATTTTTCTGGAAAAAAAGAAACAGCAAAAGGACCAAGTTCGTGTCTGTTCCTGCCGGTTGGCGAAATAATTCGTATAGTCCGAAAACCGAGTTGTTTCGGTTTGCCGAACGTGATCTAGACGTGAATTACGATTTGGCCGGGGAAATATTCGAGATGCGAATCGGTGAGTCCGGTTTTAAGATTGAGCTAATCGGTTCGAAGGACGGTGAGTTGACATTGGCTGTGGATGGATTTAGAAGAACTTTCCGATTACATTCGGGCGTAAAAGAAGACGTGTTTGTGGCTTGGCCGGATGGCGAGACCGTACGCTTGCATTGCAGGCATCGATTACCGCTTCCTGATGAGGACAGCGCATCGAAAGGCGAATATTTCTCTCCGATGCCGGGCGAAGTGGTCAAGGTTTTGGTCAAATCCGGAGACAAAGTGAAGTCGGGCGATGGTTTACTGATTCTCAGTTCGATGAAAATGGAGAATACGATTTCGGCTCACGGCGATGGTGTGGTGGAAGAGGTTTTCGTAAAGGAAAACACTTTGGTGGAAGGCGAAAAGTTGTTGCTTAAGATGGAGGAAGAATAA
- a CDS encoding HEAT repeat domain-containing protein has protein sequence MKKHELDVDIHQYPEAMQNTVCLFMDEDGLVRTEARKKMVAKGNKSLSILEKLLESEVIQVRWESVKAMEEIADRTSIDTFIRLMEHDPESDVREVATHGLARFGKIGIVPLLEKLIQGRKHSFLYETAALTFRKLGDEYQKSHPAIHELVDALLSSEVPDETVPNLAEKVLRQIDPYR, from the coding sequence ATGAAAAAACACGAACTGGACGTCGATATCCATCAATATCCCGAAGCGATGCAGAACACTGTCTGCCTTTTTATGGACGAAGACGGATTGGTACGCACTGAGGCAAGGAAAAAAATGGTGGCCAAAGGCAACAAAAGTCTATCCATTTTGGAAAAACTTTTGGAAAGCGAAGTCATACAAGTAAGGTGGGAATCCGTGAAGGCCATGGAAGAGATTGCCGACCGAACTTCAATCGACACTTTCATCCGGCTAATGGAGCACGACCCCGAAAGCGACGTGAGGGAAGTGGCGACACACGGCTTGGCCAGATTTGGCAAAATCGGCATTGTTCCTCTGCTGGAAAAGCTTATCCAAGGCAGAAAACACAGCTTCCTGTACGAAACCGCCGCCCTGACATTCAGAAAGCTCGGCGACGAATACCAAAAGAGCCACCCCGCCATACACGAACTTGTAGACGCGTTGCTCTCTTCGGAAGTACCGGACGAAACCGTGCCGAATTTGGCGGAAAAGGTACTTCGTCAAATCGATCCGTATAGATAG
- a CDS encoding PDZ domain-containing protein, whose product MGLLLFVSIFLHLGASAQKRSWLFKKKETVDIPFELVNNLMLVPLKINSTDSLRFILDTGVSTTILTNGSVIDTTELNRTRRITLHGMGEDLSIEALITFGNKLEIESLKMTRQAIICLDSKYINLSEKMGTKVDGIMSFNLFKNHLVYIDYTKKIIHLHPHSAMRRRFFRKMDMLPLKIRNGKPFMEVTCTYSDGHERSVNLLVDSGASHALWLKPDGRESELSYGLSDTVFLGTGLSGAVNGYYSKLPKIAMNSYKLRNVSVAFPTKESYSGHYEQLKRDGSLGSEILRRYHVLFDYRGERMLFRRNKHFREPFRRNLSGLEIIVPFVGLPIYEISHIRPDSPASQAGLKVGDQLLEINHKNTLTLDLSDIQSILERREGRFIKLVLLRNGKKIYSEFKLQEFVKQRPM is encoded by the coding sequence TTGGGTTTACTCCTGTTCGTGTCCATTTTCTTACACCTTGGAGCAAGTGCCCAAAAACGGTCTTGGCTTTTCAAGAAAAAAGAAACTGTAGACATTCCTTTTGAATTGGTGAACAACCTTATGCTCGTTCCGCTAAAGATCAATAGCACCGATTCCCTCAGATTCATTCTGGACACAGGCGTTTCCACCACTATACTGACCAACGGCTCCGTAATCGACACCACGGAGCTAAACCGTACCCGGAGAATCACGCTACACGGTATGGGGGAAGATTTGTCCATCGAAGCGCTCATCACTTTCGGAAACAAGCTTGAGATCGAAAGCCTCAAAATGACTCGCCAAGCCATCATTTGCCTAGATTCGAAATACATTAACCTAAGCGAAAAAATGGGCACAAAGGTCGACGGTATCATGAGTTTCAATCTTTTCAAAAACCATTTGGTTTATATCGACTATACAAAAAAGATAATCCACCTGCATCCGCACAGTGCCATGAGGCGTCGTTTTTTCAGAAAAATGGATATGCTCCCCTTAAAAATCAGAAACGGGAAACCGTTTATGGAAGTCACCTGTACCTATTCCGACGGGCACGAACGAAGCGTTAACCTACTTGTGGATTCAGGCGCAAGCCATGCTCTTTGGCTCAAACCCGACGGACGGGAATCGGAACTCTCTTACGGACTCTCCGACACAGTGTTTCTCGGAACAGGACTTTCCGGTGCTGTGAACGGCTACTACAGCAAACTCCCGAAAATAGCGATGAACTCATACAAGCTCCGGAACGTAAGCGTGGCTTTTCCCACAAAAGAATCGTATTCCGGGCATTACGAGCAACTGAAAAGGGACGGCAGTCTGGGTTCCGAGATTTTGCGCCGGTACCACGTTTTATTTGATTACCGAGGCGAAAGAATGCTTTTCCGCCGTAACAAGCATTTTAGGGAACCGTTCCGAAGAAACCTTAGCGGATTGGAAATCATCGTTCCTTTTGTCGGGTTACCCATTTACGAAATCAGTCATATACGGCCGGACTCGCCGGCGTCACAAGCGGGCTTAAAAGTAGGCGACCAACTTCTGGAAATCAACCACAAAAACACACTTACCCTGGACCTTTCGGATATTCAGTCCATCCTTGAGCGCAGGGAAGGCCGATTCATCAAGCTTGTTTTACTCAGAAACGGAAAAAAAATCTACAGTGAGTTCAAACTTCAGGAGTTTGTGAAACAACGTCCCATGTAA
- a CDS encoding thioredoxin-like domain-containing protein, whose protein sequence is MEARSERAPDIDTPYGWLNTDRDWHIKDFKGKIVLLDFWTYGCVNCYHILPDLRKLEEMYPNELVIIGVHSGKFTSEKGTNQIRNAILKFGIKHPVVNDAKFDIWQKYGVNAWPTVVLIDPDGYVVGKYSGEGVYHAVNPYIKELLKEYGDKIDRKPLHFKLETEKKTVLRFPGKIISAGDGTYWISDSGHNRIVKIDPEGKILQVIGDGKQDSDNGAFVEASFSEPQGMALVGDLLYIADTGNNLIRVADLKKKTVTTVAGNGQLGYYWGDEKWGVSVLPNSPWGLFATQANIYVANAGNHQILRYDLKEEKLFRFAGSGREALINGKFKDAAFNQPSGITRLDGNLYVADTEASAIRELDMTNKTVKTIVGKGLFEFGDKDGPFKEALLQHVTGIFAYEGNLYVADTYNNKIKVLDMKSKNVKTLVDGLDQPNGVLVDLGSVWIANTNAHQIVKVDLETGKKKVLNIRE, encoded by the coding sequence TTGGAAGCGAGATCGGAGCGGGCTCCGGATATCGATACGCCTTACGGATGGCTGAATACGGATCGGGATTGGCATATCAAAGACTTTAAGGGGAAGATTGTCCTGCTCGATTTCTGGACCTACGGGTGCGTTAACTGTTATCATATTTTACCCGATTTGAGAAAACTGGAAGAGATGTACCCCAACGAATTGGTGATTATTGGTGTGCATTCCGGAAAATTTACTTCCGAAAAAGGAACGAACCAAATTCGGAACGCGATTCTGAAATTCGGGATAAAGCATCCGGTAGTGAACGACGCCAAGTTTGACATCTGGCAAAAATATGGTGTCAACGCATGGCCGACGGTGGTTTTGATCGACCCTGACGGTTATGTGGTTGGCAAGTACTCCGGTGAGGGGGTTTATCATGCAGTGAACCCGTACATTAAAGAGTTGCTGAAGGAATATGGGGATAAAATAGATCGGAAACCTCTTCATTTTAAGTTAGAAACGGAAAAGAAAACGGTGTTGAGGTTTCCGGGAAAAATTATATCAGCAGGTGACGGGACTTACTGGATTTCGGACAGTGGCCATAATCGTATTGTGAAAATCGATCCCGAAGGAAAAATCCTGCAGGTTATCGGGGACGGGAAACAGGACTCGGATAACGGGGCTTTTGTCGAGGCGAGTTTCAGCGAACCGCAGGGAATGGCTTTAGTGGGCGACTTGCTTTATATCGCCGATACGGGAAATAACCTGATCCGGGTAGCCGATTTAAAAAAGAAAACGGTAACTACCGTGGCCGGAAACGGGCAGTTGGGTTATTATTGGGGGGATGAAAAATGGGGCGTAAGCGTATTGCCGAACAGCCCTTGGGGCTTATTCGCTACACAGGCGAATATCTACGTGGCAAATGCCGGTAATCATCAGATATTAAGGTATGATTTGAAAGAAGAAAAACTTTTTCGCTTTGCGGGCTCTGGCAGGGAGGCGTTGATAAACGGAAAATTTAAGGACGCAGCGTTTAATCAGCCTAGTGGAATCACAAGGCTTGACGGTAACCTTTATGTAGCCGATACCGAAGCCAGCGCTATCCGGGAATTGGATATGACGAACAAAACGGTGAAAACGATTGTTGGAAAGGGGCTTTTCGAATTCGGAGATAAAGACGGGCCGTTCAAAGAGGCGTTATTACAACATGTAACCGGAATTTTTGCGTACGAGGGCAATCTTTACGTAGCCGATACGTATAACAACAAAATCAAGGTTTTAGATATGAAATCGAAGAACGTCAAAACCTTGGTTGACGGACTTGACCAGCCCAATGGCGTGTTGGTGGATTTGGGAAGCGTGTGGATTGCGAATACGAACGCGCACCAAATCGTGAAAGTGGATTTGGAGACGGGAAAGAAGAAGGTTCTTAATATCAGGGAGTAA
- a CDS encoding acyl-CoA carboxylase subunit beta → MRTYQSRILPDSPAYRENCIENEKLLDRLKDALSSSRFQGAEKYVERARARGRMLASERLELLLDQDSPFLELLPLAGLDQEGGFGPGGTLIAGVGLVSDKICMVVSNVGTLKGGAIDYPTVQKHIRLAEIADENKLPVIYLVESAGVNLPDQEKIFNACGTLFRSITKRSKRGIPTISVVFGNSTAGGAYIPGMSDYAIFVKDQAKVFLAGPPLVKMATNEVADEESLGGAEMHSRVSGVADYLARTEEEALGMARDVIEFVKVPNDASFVKHEPKEPVLDINELSGIVPTDIKKPFEAREVIARLVDGSEFSEFKPEYGKTLVTAFARIMGMEVGILANNGVLFSDSANKGAQFIQLCNQNRFPLVFLQNITGFMVGQKYETEGIIKHGAKLINAVSNSEVPAITIMMGASYGAGNYAMNGRMYKPRFLFSWPNSRISVMGGEQLTGVMEIIQREAARKSGKEFDEEAALKRKQAMMDDVERKSTAFHSSSHLWDDGVIKPADTRIYLGMCLELIYRSGVESAQDYGVFRM, encoded by the coding sequence ATGCGAACCTACCAATCACGGATATTGCCGGACTCCCCGGCATATAGGGAAAACTGTATCGAAAATGAAAAGTTATTGGACCGGCTGAAAGATGCGCTTTCATCCAGCCGGTTTCAGGGTGCGGAGAAGTACGTGGAACGCGCCAGAGCCCGTGGGCGTATGCTTGCGTCGGAGCGTTTGGAACTGTTGCTGGACCAAGACTCGCCGTTTTTGGAACTATTGCCTTTGGCAGGTCTTGACCAAGAGGGGGGCTTTGGTCCGGGCGGTACGCTGATAGCCGGTGTCGGGTTGGTTAGCGACAAAATTTGCATGGTGGTTTCGAACGTCGGGACGCTGAAAGGCGGAGCGATTGATTACCCGACGGTGCAAAAGCACATCCGCTTGGCGGAGATCGCAGACGAGAACAAACTGCCGGTGATTTATTTGGTAGAATCTGCGGGTGTCAACCTCCCTGATCAGGAGAAGATTTTTAACGCTTGCGGTACGCTTTTCCGCTCGATTACGAAACGCTCCAAAAGAGGAATTCCCACTATAAGTGTCGTGTTCGGTAACAGTACGGCAGGCGGAGCGTATATTCCCGGTATGTCTGATTACGCCATTTTCGTAAAAGACCAAGCCAAGGTGTTTCTGGCTGGACCGCCATTGGTGAAGATGGCTACCAACGAAGTGGCTGACGAGGAAAGTTTGGGCGGGGCCGAGATGCACAGCCGGGTTTCTGGCGTGGCCGACTATCTGGCCCGAACCGAAGAGGAAGCTTTGGGTATGGCCCGTGACGTGATCGAATTTGTGAAAGTGCCAAACGACGCCTCGTTTGTAAAGCATGAGCCTAAAGAACCCGTGCTGGATATCAACGAATTATCGGGCATTGTGCCGACAGACATTAAGAAGCCCTTCGAAGCCCGTGAGGTGATCGCCAGATTGGTAGACGGCTCGGAGTTTTCGGAATTCAAACCCGAATACGGCAAAACTTTGGTTACGGCTTTCGCCCGGATTATGGGAATGGAAGTCGGGATTTTGGCGAACAATGGAGTTCTGTTTAGCGATTCGGCGAATAAGGGAGCGCAGTTTATTCAGCTATGCAACCAGAACCGTTTCCCTTTGGTGTTTTTGCAGAATATCACGGGCTTTATGGTCGGTCAGAAATACGAAACCGAAGGAATAATCAAGCACGGAGCCAAATTGATCAACGCCGTTTCGAATAGCGAAGTTCCGGCCATAACCATAATGATGGGAGCCTCTTACGGAGCGGGAAATTACGCTATGAATGGCCGAATGTACAAGCCAAGGTTCCTCTTTAGCTGGCCGAATTCCAGAATCTCCGTAATGGGCGGCGAGCAATTGACCGGCGTAATGGAAATCATCCAGAGAGAAGCGGCCCGGAAATCGGGCAAAGAGTTTGACGAAGAGGCCGCTTTGAAAAGGAAACAGGCGATGATGGACGATGTCGAGCGCAAATCGACGGCATTCCATTCGTCATCCCACTTATGGGACGACGGCGTAATCAAACCCGCCGACACCCGGATTTACCTGGGAATGTGTTTGGAACTTATTTATCGTTCCGGAGTGGAAAGCGCCCAAGATTATGGCGTGTTCAGAATGTAA